A genome region from Natronobeatus ordinarius includes the following:
- a CDS encoding mechanosensitive ion channel family protein: protein MHKLQITPDGNWLAQTLGGYGPALLEAATTVALFLVSFAIIYWLGKRVLVSLTGRSLESRGFAEGLVGLTKSVVGIVVLVGALALAATIAGFGTILVAFSALAGALVLAVGFASQDLIANFVAGVFIVKDEPFRVGDTVEWDGNAGVVREIQLRVTKLDTVDNELVTVPNAELANSALVNPNGNEQLRVSYDFGIGYDVDIAHARDVITDEAKRVVGALPDPAPEVAVADLGDSAVVLSGRLWIDPEAQSPAGVQATFIEAVKNRFDAEGIDMPYPHSELTGELAVTEQADVRVA from the coding sequence ATGCACAAATTACAAATAACGCCCGACGGGAACTGGCTCGCTCAGACGCTCGGCGGCTACGGGCCGGCACTCCTTGAAGCCGCCACTACGGTGGCGCTCTTTCTCGTCTCGTTCGCGATCATCTACTGGCTCGGCAAACGCGTCCTCGTGAGTCTCACCGGGCGCTCACTCGAGTCGCGCGGGTTCGCCGAGGGACTCGTGGGTCTCACGAAGAGCGTCGTCGGCATCGTCGTGCTGGTCGGCGCGCTCGCCCTCGCCGCGACCATCGCCGGATTCGGGACGATCCTCGTCGCGTTTTCGGCCCTCGCGGGCGCTCTCGTGCTCGCCGTGGGGTTCGCGTCTCAGGACCTGATCGCGAACTTCGTCGCCGGCGTCTTCATCGTCAAAGACGAGCCGTTCAGGGTGGGCGACACGGTCGAGTGGGACGGCAACGCCGGCGTCGTCCGCGAGATTCAGCTCCGCGTCACGAAACTCGACACGGTCGACAACGAACTCGTGACCGTGCCGAACGCCGAACTGGCCAACTCGGCGCTCGTCAACCCGAACGGAAACGAACAGCTCAGAGTGAGCTACGACTTCGGTATCGGCTACGACGTCGACATCGCCCACGCCAGGGACGTAATCACCGACGAGGCGAAGCGGGTCGTGGGCGCGCTTCCCGACCCCGCGCCGGAGGTCGCGGTGGCCGACCTCGGCGACTCCGCGGTCGTCCTCTCCGGGCGCCTCTGGATCGATCCCGAAGCGCAGAGTCCGGCCGGTGTTCAGGCGACGTTCATCGAGGCCGTCAAGAACCGCTTCGACGCCGAAGGGATCGACATGCCCTACCCCCACTCCGAACTCACGGGCGAACTCGCCGTCACCGAGCAGGCCGACGTGCGCGTCGCCTGA
- the dnaK gene encoding molecular chaperone DnaK has protein sequence MASNKILGIDLGTTNSAFAVMEGGDPEIIVNAEGDRTTPSVVAFTDDDERLVGKPAKNQAIQNPEKTIASIKRHIGEDDYTVEIEDEEYTPHQISAMILQKIKRDAEDYLGDEVEKAVITVPAYFSDRQRQATKDAGEIAGFEVERIVNEPTAASMAYGLDDDSDQTVLVYDLGGGTFDVSILDLGGGVYEVVATNGDNDLGGDDWDEAIIDWLADDFEADHGIDLREDRQALQRLKDAAEEAKIELSSRKETEINLPFITATDDGPIHLEQSLTRAKFESLTTDLIDRTVGPTEQALEDAGYSKDDIDEVLLVGGSTRMPQVSAKVEELTGQEPQKNVNPDEAVALGAAIQGGVLGGEVDDIVLLDVTPLSLGIEVKGGLFERLIEKNTTIPTEASKIFTTAADNQTSVQVRVFQGERELAEKNELLGEFHLTGIPPAPAGTPQIEVTFSLDENGIVNVAAEDKGTGTSEEITIEGGAGLSDAEIERMQREAEEHAEEDKQRRERIEARNTAEATIQRAETLLEENDEVGDDLRSSIEAAIEDVEETVDDDEADAEEIEAATQELSTELQEIGKQIYQEAAAGGGPGAAGAGPAGGPGGMGDGPNPGPEGTAPGDEGEEFVDADFEDIDDEDDER, from the coding sequence ATGGCGAGCAACAAGATTCTCGGTATCGACCTTGGGACGACGAACAGCGCGTTCGCCGTAATGGAAGGTGGCGATCCGGAGATCATCGTCAACGCCGAAGGCGATCGGACGACGCCCTCGGTCGTCGCGTTCACCGACGACGACGAACGGCTCGTCGGCAAGCCGGCGAAGAACCAGGCGATCCAGAACCCGGAGAAGACGATCGCCTCGATCAAGCGCCACATCGGCGAGGACGACTACACCGTCGAGATCGAGGACGAGGAGTACACGCCTCATCAGATCTCGGCGATGATCCTCCAGAAGATCAAGCGCGACGCCGAGGACTACCTTGGCGACGAGGTCGAGAAGGCCGTCATCACGGTCCCGGCGTACTTCTCCGACCGCCAGCGCCAGGCGACCAAAGACGCCGGCGAGATCGCCGGCTTCGAGGTCGAACGGATCGTCAACGAGCCCACCGCCGCGTCGATGGCCTACGGCCTCGACGACGATTCGGACCAGACCGTGCTCGTCTACGACCTCGGCGGTGGGACGTTCGACGTCTCCATCCTCGACCTCGGCGGCGGCGTCTACGAGGTTGTCGCCACGAACGGTGACAACGACCTCGGTGGCGACGACTGGGACGAGGCGATCATCGATTGGCTCGCCGACGACTTCGAGGCCGACCACGGCATCGACCTCCGCGAGGACCGCCAGGCGCTCCAGCGGCTGAAAGACGCCGCCGAGGAGGCCAAGATCGAGCTCTCCTCGCGCAAGGAAACAGAGATCAACCTGCCCTTTATCACCGCGACCGACGACGGCCCGATCCACCTTGAGCAGAGTCTCACCCGCGCGAAGTTCGAGTCGCTCACGACGGACCTGATCGACCGCACGGTCGGCCCGACTGAGCAGGCACTCGAGGACGCCGGCTACAGCAAAGACGACATCGACGAAGTGCTGCTCGTCGGCGGTTCGACCCGGATGCCCCAGGTGTCGGCGAAGGTCGAGGAACTCACCGGGCAAGAGCCCCAGAAGAACGTCAACCCCGACGAGGCCGTCGCGCTGGGTGCGGCGATCCAGGGTGGCGTTCTCGGTGGTGAGGTCGACGACATCGTCTTGCTCGACGTCACGCCGCTCTCGCTGGGTATCGAGGTCAAAGGCGGCCTCTTCGAGCGGCTCATCGAGAAGAACACGACGATCCCGACCGAGGCGTCGAAGATCTTCACCACCGCGGCTGACAACCAGACCTCGGTGCAGGTGCGAGTCTTCCAGGGCGAGCGCGAACTCGCCGAGAAAAACGAACTGCTCGGCGAGTTCCACCTGACCGGCATCCCGCCGGCGCCCGCCGGCACGCCCCAGATCGAGGTCACGTTCAGCCTCGACGAGAACGGCATCGTCAACGTCGCAGCCGAGGACAAAGGAACCGGGACCAGCGAAGAAATCACGATCGAGGGCGGTGCTGGCCTTTCGGATGCCGAGATCGAGCGTATGCAGCGCGAGGCCGAAGAACACGCCGAGGAGGACAAACAGCGCCGCGAGCGCATCGAGGCCCGCAACACCGCCGAGGCGACGATCCAGCGCGCCGAAACGCTGCTCGAGGAGAACGACGAGGTCGGCGACGACCTGCGCTCGAGCATCGAGGCCGCAATCGAGGACGTAGAGGAGACGGTCGACGACGACGAGGCCGACGCCGAGGAGATCGAGGCGGCGACCCAGGAGCTCAGCACGGAACTCCAGGAGATCGGCAAGCAGATCTACCAGGAGGCGGCGGCTGGTGGCGGTCCGGGTGCGGCCGGTGCTGGCCCCGCAGGCGGACCCGGTGGCATGGGCGACGGCCCGAACCCGGGTCCGGAAGGGACGGCTCCCGGCGACGAGGGCGAGGAGTTCGTCGACGCGGACTTCGAGGACATCGACGACGAAGACGACGAGCGGTAA
- the grpE gene encoding nucleotide exchange factor GrpE — MSEDEGTNPATQDVPSGEQSSGDDAEDDPSTADTGRESTDETSTSEHEPADQVPQTSDDVRRLLDRLTELDDELAHEVNAIVETARERNQTVEEQRAELEDLTERLDEQSETIDRLQERYSELEAELEQREAELERRDERIDELEGAYARTQADFQNYKKRAKKRQEQLKARATEDLVVRLVGVRDNLNRALEEESDDVAALREGVEMTLREFDRVLDDENVEEIAPEPGTEVDPQRHEVMVTVDSALPEGSIDDVFAPGYEMGGKVIRSAQVTVSNGELADDRDDATDDEPAADAAVGESGHESDADADDPDEEADGDDEAIELDGEIVADGDVDSKAEDSDDESNQAENAARDD; from the coding sequence ATGAGCGAAGACGAGGGTACGAACCCGGCTACCCAGGATGTTCCGTCCGGGGAGCAGTCCAGCGGCGACGACGCCGAGGACGACCCTTCGACAGCCGACACCGGACGTGAGTCGACCGACGAAACGAGCACGTCCGAGCACGAACCCGCCGACCAGGTGCCCCAGACGAGCGACGACGTCAGGCGACTCCTGGATCGACTCACCGAACTCGACGACGAACTCGCCCACGAGGTCAACGCGATCGTCGAGACCGCCCGCGAGCGCAACCAGACGGTCGAGGAACAGCGCGCGGAACTCGAGGACCTCACGGAGCGACTCGACGAACAGTCAGAGACGATCGACCGCCTCCAGGAACGATACTCGGAACTCGAGGCCGAACTCGAGCAACGGGAGGCCGAACTCGAGCGACGCGACGAGCGAATCGACGAACTCGAGGGAGCGTACGCGCGGACGCAGGCTGACTTCCAGAACTACAAGAAGCGGGCGAAAAAGCGCCAGGAGCAGCTCAAAGCGCGTGCGACGGAGGATCTCGTCGTGCGCCTCGTCGGCGTCCGCGACAACCTGAATCGGGCGCTCGAAGAGGAGAGTGACGACGTGGCGGCGCTTCGTGAGGGCGTCGAGATGACGCTCCGCGAGTTCGATCGCGTCCTCGACGACGAGAACGTCGAAGAGATCGCTCCCGAACCGGGGACCGAAGTCGATCCCCAGCGCCACGAAGTGATGGTGACCGTCGACAGCGCGCTGCCGGAGGGGTCGATCGACGACGTGTTCGCCCCCGGCTACGAGATGGGCGGGAAAGTCATCCGGAGCGCCCAGGTGACGGTGAGCAACGGCGAACTCGCGGACGACCGTGACGACGCGACGGACGACGAGCCCGCGGCCGACGCGGCGGTAGGAGAGTCCGGCCACGAGTCTGACGCCGACGCCGACGATCCCGACGAGGAGGCCGATGGCGACGACGAAGCGATCGAACTCGATGGCGAGATCGTAGCCGACGGGGACGTCGATTCGAAAGCGGAAGATTCGGACGACGAGTCGAACCAGGCCGAGAACGCCGCTCGAGACGACTGA
- a CDS encoding NYN domain-containing protein gives MFDSVRARLDSDSESDAEPTVGLFVDGPNVLRDEFDVDLDDVREAATALGRTGVIRLYLDEHATPGLIQAAEARGFEVVITSGDVDVKLAVDATALIAEGILDTLAVASRDTDFKPVLEYAGKNGIETVAIAPGEHGRSDALRNAADESITLES, from the coding sequence ATGTTCGATAGCGTTCGCGCCCGTCTCGACTCTGACTCCGAATCCGACGCCGAGCCGACGGTCGGGCTCTTCGTCGACGGGCCGAACGTCCTCCGCGACGAGTTCGACGTCGACCTCGACGACGTGCGCGAAGCGGCGACGGCCCTCGGACGCACGGGCGTGATCCGCCTCTATCTCGACGAACACGCCACGCCCGGCCTGATCCAGGCCGCCGAGGCCCGCGGCTTCGAGGTCGTCATCACGAGCGGCGACGTCGACGTCAAACTGGCCGTCGACGCCACCGCCCTGATCGCCGAGGGGATCCTCGACACCCTCGCGGTCGCCTCGCGGGACACCGACTTCAAACCCGTCCTCGAGTACGCGGGCAAAAACGGCATCGAGACGGTCGCCATCGCTCCGGGCGAGCACGGGCGCTCGGACGCCCTCCGGAACGCGGCCGACGAGTCGATCACACTCGAGTCTTGA
- a CDS encoding helix-turn-helix transcriptional regulator encodes MKSPIDDVAYLVRSEHRITALVALSARPRSRSELGELTGVSSSTIRRTLREFESRNWVRREGYQYGATQLGTFVASAMEDVIDRMETERTLRDVWHWLPEDEREFTIEMCTDATLTVAEPDDPYRPVNRFATLLRETSEFRFVGSDVALLEPCKDVLRQQIVDGMRTVIIDPPTVARYILETYPEHCSEPLESGNLTVVTHDELPPYGVSLFDDRVAISCYDQDSGTVRVLIETTAPAARAWAESTYSTYHDEAQPLATERTAR; translated from the coding sequence ATGAAGTCGCCGATCGACGACGTCGCGTACCTCGTTCGGTCTGAACACCGAATCACGGCGCTCGTCGCACTCTCGGCTCGTCCCCGGAGTCGGTCCGAGCTCGGGGAGCTAACTGGCGTCTCCTCGTCGACGATTCGGCGGACGCTGCGCGAGTTCGAGAGCCGAAACTGGGTTCGCAGGGAGGGCTATCAGTACGGTGCGACGCAGCTGGGAACCTTCGTCGCGTCCGCGATGGAGGACGTGATCGACCGGATGGAGACCGAGCGAACGCTTCGTGACGTCTGGCACTGGCTTCCTGAGGACGAACGTGAGTTCACGATCGAGATGTGTACCGATGCGACTCTGACGGTCGCCGAACCCGACGACCCGTATCGTCCCGTGAACCGATTCGCGACGCTCCTTCGAGAAACGAGCGAGTTCCGGTTCGTCGGATCCGACGTCGCCCTGCTCGAGCCGTGCAAGGACGTGCTTCGCCAGCAGATCGTCGATGGGATGCGGACGGTGATCATCGATCCACCGACCGTCGCCAGATACATCCTCGAGACGTACCCGGAGCACTGTTCCGAACCGCTCGAGAGTGGTAACCTCACGGTGGTAACCCACGACGAGCTTCCGCCATACGGTGTCAGCCTCTTCGATGACCGAGTCGCTATCAGCTGTTACGATCAGGACAGCGGTACGGTACGAGTCTTGATCGAAACCACCGCACCGGCGGCTCGAGCGTGGGCAGAATCGACGTACAGCACCTACCACGACGAGGCACAGCCGCTCGCAACCGAACGCACAGCGAGGTGA
- a CDS encoding helix-turn-helix transcriptional regulator yields the protein MSVLNFRSGDLLAAVLLLTSAMLLTYQLLNPVPVIVSVEGTTLQVNSIDSVVVHSYANMAIIISAAISIGASGMYLYLSETSPSKAIDGSETREDHVSSAVAAAPTDRSADESGTSTPRIAPDSFSENERTIYQLVLEHDGQLEQRKIVDQTDLSKATVSRTLDRLEMKGVLERRRRGVGNVVVLRSVVS from the coding sequence ATGTCCGTGCTGAACTTTCGCTCCGGCGACTTGCTGGCAGCAGTACTCTTGCTGACTTCTGCCATGTTGCTCACGTATCAACTACTCAATCCAGTACCGGTTATCGTTTCAGTAGAGGGGACGACGTTACAGGTCAACTCTATCGACTCCGTCGTGGTGCATTCGTACGCGAACATGGCGATTATTATCTCGGCTGCAATTAGCATCGGCGCGAGCGGAATGTATCTGTATCTCTCCGAGACGTCCCCCTCCAAAGCTATCGACGGTTCCGAAACGCGAGAGGACCACGTCTCCAGTGCTGTAGCTGCTGCGCCCACGGATCGTTCAGCTGATGAGTCTGGCACCAGTACACCACGGATAGCTCCCGATTCGTTCTCCGAAAACGAGCGAACAATATATCAACTCGTTCTCGAGCACGATGGACAACTCGAGCAGCGAAAAATCGTCGATCAAACTGATCTGTCGAAAGCAACCGTGAGTCGGACGCTCGATCGGTTGGAGATGAAAGGAGTACTCGAGCGAAGGCGGCGCGGTGTGGGCAACGTCGTCGTTCTTCGATCAGTGGTATCGTAA
- a CDS encoding DUF790 family protein, which translates to MLTKDLLRVSRAGGGFHPQFAERSHRPLAARVIGTFQGHVGERREVLEAALADLEREADHFKLVRGFAALLERDATFETKASLEPAVARRAAFEAAEAVGVVTEDERAMALVRAGESLGVSADDVADSLYADLEERQVLTAIDSRWDPDDLLAQYNLSLAQTALFDATEVRVRSSDPKALVSAIKRLRLLYEIEKTPDGREVIVTGPTQIFRATRRYGTRFARLLRTVAKADEWRLEATIDDRGTERPLTLTHEDPVSVPDADPVAEVSFDSGVEADFAGRFTSLDLEWDLIREPEPLATGTRVMIPDFAFDYEHAAFRIYFEIMGFWTPEYVEKKLGQLEGLEDVDMLVAVDESLGVGEQISALDHRAIPYTGSVRVKDVADVLREYERELVAESVVALPDELRPEADVLTLADLATRHGVSEDALAETSFPDHERVGRTLIRPSTLETLADDLEAGMALSEAEAVLEDVGVTDSSAALSALGYRVEWEGLGGGTLRER; encoded by the coding sequence ATGCTGACGAAAGACCTGCTTCGCGTCTCCCGTGCCGGCGGCGGCTTCCACCCGCAGTTCGCCGAGCGAAGCCACCGGCCGCTCGCTGCGCGCGTCATCGGGACGTTCCAGGGTCACGTCGGCGAACGGCGCGAGGTCCTCGAGGCCGCGCTCGCCGACCTCGAGCGCGAGGCCGACCACTTCAAGCTCGTCCGCGGCTTCGCGGCGCTGCTCGAGCGCGACGCGACGTTCGAGACGAAAGCTTCGCTCGAGCCCGCCGTTGCCAGAAGGGCGGCGTTCGAGGCGGCCGAGGCCGTGGGCGTCGTGACCGAGGACGAGCGGGCGATGGCGCTCGTGCGCGCCGGGGAGTCCCTCGGTGTTTCGGCCGACGACGTCGCCGACTCGCTGTACGCCGACCTCGAGGAGCGCCAGGTGCTGACCGCGATCGATTCCCGGTGGGACCCCGACGACCTGCTCGCCCAGTACAACCTCTCGCTCGCCCAGACGGCGCTGTTCGACGCCACCGAAGTTCGGGTCCGCTCGAGCGATCCGAAGGCGCTCGTCTCCGCGATCAAGCGACTGCGGCTGCTGTACGAGATCGAGAAGACGCCTGACGGGCGCGAGGTGATCGTCACCGGGCCCACCCAGATCTTTCGGGCAACCCGGCGGTACGGCACCCGGTTTGCCCGTCTCCTGCGGACAGTCGCAAAAGCCGACGAGTGGCGACTCGAGGCGACGATCGACGATCGGGGAACCGAGCGACCGCTCACCCTCACCCACGAGGATCCGGTGTCCGTCCCGGACGCCGACCCCGTCGCCGAGGTCTCCTTTGACAGCGGGGTCGAGGCCGACTTCGCTGGCCGGTTTACGAGCCTCGATCTCGAGTGGGACCTGATCCGGGAGCCCGAACCCCTCGCGACGGGGACGCGAGTGATGATCCCGGATTTCGCGTTCGATTACGAGCACGCCGCCTTCCGCATCTACTTCGAAATCATGGGCTTCTGGACGCCCGAGTACGTCGAGAAGAAGCTCGGCCAGCTCGAGGGCCTCGAGGACGTCGACATGCTCGTGGCCGTCGACGAGTCCCTCGGGGTGGGCGAGCAGATTTCAGCGCTCGACCACCGGGCGATCCCCTACACCGGCTCGGTCCGGGTGAAAGACGTCGCCGACGTCCTTCGCGAGTACGAGCGGGAGCTGGTCGCCGAGAGTGTGGTCGCCCTGCCCGACGAACTCCGACCCGAGGCGGACGTTCTCACGCTCGCCGACCTTGCGACCCGCCACGGCGTGAGCGAGGACGCCCTCGCCGAGACGTCCTTCCCCGACCACGAGCGCGTGGGCCGGACGCTGATCCGCCCGTCGACGCTCGAGACGCTGGCCGACGACCTCGAGGCCGGAATGGCGCTGTCGGAGGCCGAAGCCGTCCTCGAGGACGTGGGGGTAACGGACTCGAGCGCCGCCCTCTCCGCGCTCGGCTACCGCGTCGAGTGGGAGGGGCTAGGCGGCGGGACGCTTCGGGAGCGATGA
- a CDS encoding DEAD/DEAH box helicase, which yields MDPIELASEDGTIRVDGDEVPQSIATDAPWLEYDSRTDVVRAPAFRYAELRQLLEATGRPLDDAVLDLEALPALHSAYELRTYQRDALEDWLETDRWGGLDDHTPPLPVACAPAGVLELPTGSGKTVVALKAIERLSVPTLVVVPTIDLLEQWQRELEREFSIPVGRFGGGEQRLEALTVSTYDSAYLKADSVGDRFGFVVFDEAHHLGGEGYREIARLLAAPARMGLTATFERPDGAHEVIEALVGPCCHRVDVDELAGDHLADYDLKRLEVALTPAERDEYDRHQKVFTDYLARSNVQLRSGSDYQKLVMRSGSDPRAREALLAKQRAREIVFGSEAKLDALEDILEDHREDRVIVFTAYNDLAYGVAERFLLPALTHQTGASERREILERFREGTYSRVVTSNVLDEGVDVPDANVAVVLSGSGSEREFTQRLGRILRPKDDGGRALLYEVVSGDTAEERVADRRR from the coding sequence GTGGACCCCATCGAGCTCGCCTCCGAGGACGGGACGATCCGCGTCGACGGCGACGAGGTTCCCCAATCGATCGCCACCGACGCGCCGTGGCTCGAGTACGATAGCCGAACCGACGTCGTTCGAGCGCCGGCCTTTCGCTACGCCGAGCTTCGACAGCTCCTCGAGGCGACCGGCCGGCCGCTCGACGACGCCGTCCTCGACCTCGAGGCTCTCCCCGCGCTGCACTCGGCGTACGAGCTTCGCACCTACCAGCGCGACGCCCTCGAAGACTGGCTCGAGACCGACCGCTGGGGCGGGCTCGACGATCACACACCGCCGCTGCCGGTGGCGTGCGCCCCCGCGGGCGTGCTCGAACTCCCCACCGGCAGCGGAAAGACCGTCGTCGCGCTGAAGGCCATCGAACGCCTCTCAGTCCCGACGCTCGTCGTCGTCCCCACCATCGACCTGCTCGAGCAATGGCAACGAGAACTCGAGCGTGAGTTTTCGATCCCAGTCGGCCGGTTCGGTGGCGGTGAACAGCGCCTCGAGGCGCTCACGGTCTCGACGTACGACTCGGCGTACCTCAAGGCTGATTCGGTGGGCGACCGGTTCGGCTTCGTCGTCTTCGACGAGGCCCACCACCTCGGCGGCGAGGGCTACCGCGAGATTGCCCGCCTGCTCGCCGCACCCGCACGGATGGGGCTCACTGCCACGTTCGAACGGCCCGACGGTGCCCACGAAGTGATCGAGGCGCTCGTCGGCCCCTGCTGTCACCGGGTCGACGTCGACGAACTCGCCGGCGACCACCTCGCCGACTACGACCTCAAGCGACTCGAGGTGGCGCTGACGCCGGCCGAGCGCGACGAGTACGACCGCCACCAGAAGGTCTTCACCGACTACCTCGCCCGGTCGAACGTCCAGCTTCGAAGCGGTTCTGACTACCAGAAGCTCGTCATGCGGTCGGGCTCGGATCCGCGCGCTCGAGAGGCCCTGCTCGCCAAACAGCGCGCTCGTGAGATCGTCTTCGGCAGCGAGGCCAAACTCGACGCCCTCGAGGACATCCTCGAAGACCACCGCGAAGATCGGGTCATCGTCTTCACGGCGTACAACGACCTCGCCTACGGCGTCGCCGAGCGCTTCCTGCTCCCCGCGCTGACCCACCAGACGGGCGCGAGTGAACGTCGAGAGATTCTCGAGCGGTTTCGCGAGGGGACGTACTCGCGCGTCGTCACCTCGAACGTCCTCGACGAGGGAGTGGACGTCCCCGACGCGAACGTCGCGGTCGTCCTCTCGGGCAGCGGCAGCGAACGGGAGTTCACCCAGCGCCTCGGGCGGATCCTCCGGCCCAAGGACGACGGCGGGCGCGCCCTGCTGTACGAGGTCGTCAGCGGCGACACCGCCGAGGAGCGCGTCGCCGACCGTCGGCGCTAA
- the moaA gene encoding GTP 3',8-cyclase MoaA, with amino-acid sequence MLTDDFGREVTGVRVSLTDRCNFDCVYCHNEGLGDTRGPMDPQDDEMRTDDVVRFLEVAEEFDVEAVKFTGGEPMLRQDLEEIIERTPNSMEVSLTTNGTFLPGRAEALVEAGLERVNVSQDALGAEAFAEITKSGAYDRVLEGVDAALEAGLDPVKLNMVVFEHTAGYVPEMVEHVAENDGLQLQLIEYMPELTGKPEWAIDIQRVHDWLAEQADEIEHREMHDRKRYWVDGGMVEIVDPVENPTFCANCHRVRVTHQGYLKGCLNRNDDLRPMGEMTRPEIREAFREVVANRVPYYGEYMIRNGDGEWEFNEEYIGV; translated from the coding sequence ATGCTCACGGACGACTTCGGACGTGAGGTGACCGGGGTTCGGGTCTCGCTCACTGATCGCTGTAATTTCGATTGCGTCTACTGTCACAACGAGGGGCTCGGGGACACGAGGGGACCGATGGATCCTCAGGACGACGAGATGAGGACCGACGACGTCGTTCGCTTTCTCGAGGTCGCCGAAGAGTTCGACGTCGAGGCGGTGAAGTTCACCGGCGGCGAGCCGATGCTTCGCCAGGACCTGGAGGAGATCATCGAACGGACGCCGAACTCGATGGAGGTCTCACTGACCACGAACGGGACCTTTCTCCCCGGCCGTGCGGAGGCGCTCGTCGAGGCCGGCTTAGAGCGGGTGAACGTCTCCCAGGACGCCCTCGGCGCGGAGGCGTTCGCCGAGATCACGAAAAGCGGCGCGTACGACCGGGTGCTCGAGGGCGTCGACGCGGCGCTCGAGGCGGGGCTCGACCCGGTCAAACTCAACATGGTGGTCTTCGAGCACACGGCGGGGTACGTCCCCGAGATGGTTGAGCACGTCGCGGAGAACGATGGCCTCCAGCTGCAGCTTATCGAGTACATGCCCGAGCTGACGGGCAAGCCGGAGTGGGCGATCGACATCCAGCGCGTCCACGACTGGCTCGCCGAGCAGGCCGACGAGATCGAACACCGAGAGATGCACGACCGCAAGCGCTACTGGGTCGACGGGGGGATGGTCGAGATCGTCGATCCCGTCGAGAATCCGACATTCTGTGCGAACTGCCACCGCGTCCGGGTGACCCACCAGGGCTACCTCAAAGGCTGTCTGAACCGAAACGACGACCTCCGCCCGATGGGCGAGATGACCAGACCCGAGATCCGCGAGGCGTTCCGCGAGGTCGTCGCGAACCGCGTCCCCTACTACGGCGAGTACATGATCAGAAACGGCGACGGCGAGTGGGAGTTCAACGAGGAGTACATCGGCGTCTAG
- a CDS encoding helix-turn-helix domain-containing protein: MSTIAELTLPAEGFALRRTLEAAPDVEVEVERVVAYEPDQVMPYVWFSGSESALTALDDALAEDQSVENAELLTDLDDERLYRMQWVADVSVIVHVLTEEMATILDASGERRQWRLRILFPEREALSRTYEFATDQGLSLSIQKIHELDEQRGGRYGLTDTQHETLVKALEGGYYAIPREVDMESLSDDLGISHQALSERLRRAHRALVEEAVSIGPQEEFETDDH; this comes from the coding sequence ATGAGTACCATCGCCGAACTCACACTTCCGGCCGAGGGGTTCGCCCTTCGACGGACGCTCGAGGCGGCCCCCGACGTCGAGGTCGAGGTCGAACGCGTCGTTGCCTACGAACCGGATCAGGTGATGCCTTACGTCTGGTTTTCGGGATCGGAGTCGGCGTTGACTGCCCTCGACGACGCGCTCGCGGAGGATCAGAGCGTCGAGAACGCCGAGTTGCTCACCGACCTCGATGACGAGCGACTCTACCGGATGCAGTGGGTCGCGGACGTCTCCGTGATCGTCCACGTCCTCACCGAAGAGATGGCGACGATCCTCGACGCCTCCGGTGAAAGACGACAGTGGCGGCTTCGGATCCTCTTTCCCGAGCGTGAGGCGCTCTCACGCACGTACGAGTTCGCGACCGACCAGGGGCTCTCGCTCTCGATCCAAAAAATTCACGAACTGGACGAGCAGCGAGGCGGGCGGTACGGACTGACCGATACCCAGCACGAGACGCTCGTGAAGGCACTCGAGGGCGGTTACTACGCCATCCCGCGCGAAGTCGACATGGAGTCGCTGTCGGACGACCTCGGGATCTCTCACCAGGCGCTCTCAGAACGGCTTCGTCGCGCCCACCGTGCGCTCGTCGAGGAGGCCGTCTCGATCGGGCCACAGGAGGAGTTCGAGACGGACGATCACTGA